ACGGCACGCACGGCGCCATGTAGGGCAGGATCCGCCCACTCTCAGGCTGGCGCACGATTACCACCAGTATGGTTGCTATTTTGCCCGCCAATAGTGTCGCTACGATACCTGAAACGGCCGAGCCCGCTCCGGTCCCTCGCTCCACGCCGAAGATGACAGTAGcccagaggaggaaggagaggaggaagaggaggagggtgcaGCGTGTCACCATGCGACCGGAGGACGGGGTGGGACGGGCCGAGGCGTCAGGGATCCCCAGGCGAACACGTAGGGTGGAGTAACGACTACCTAGAACCCTCTTCAACAGCGAGTTGGGGCCGGTGTGGAAGCTGCCAGAGTCGCCAGGTTCACCTGCAACACCGCTCGATTGGTAGCCGGAGTTGTCAGGGTCAAAGGTCGATGAGTCTGCTCCGCCAATCAACATCTGGTCATCGTTGGTGGGCAGAGTTCCGTCATCGCATTCCGCCATCACGCCCTCTTTCTGCCTaggcccctcctcttcctccccaggcaggaagttgtgtgtgtctgtgtcgggCTGGTAGCGCagcagcaggacacacacactgaccaaggTGTAAGCCAGTAGCGTTCCTATAGACATCATCTCTATGAGATCTTgcagggagacaaggagagacatgagagcagccagacagccagacaccaGACACGCTACTGCTGGAGTGTGAGTGTACGGAGAGACGTTGGCCAggaacctgcacacacacacaggaataaaCACAcattactaccatttagtgaacaTTCATCTTCATAAcattagtctgtgtgtgtgtgtgtccatgcctgTGTGCATGTGCTGTTCACCTGAAGAGCAGTCCGTCTCTAGCCATAGCGTATATGACCCTGGGCATGGGGAACAGGGAGCCCATTAGACTGACAGTGAGGCCAGCTATAGACCCTACAGCCACTATGTATTTCCCTGGCAGGAACCCATGCACTGCAAACATCTCCATCAGTGGAGCTGAACCATCGATCAGGTCATAAGGAACCATCAGAGTCAGGACCACAGACACCTAGGGAGGGTCACACACATtagtaccacacacacacgtaataaTGAAGGCAGTAACAGCAGAGAGGATGGAGATGTGCCTGTACTCACAGAGACGTATGCAGTCAGGCAGGTTATCAGACTAGCAGTAATAGCATAGGGTATAGAGGTGTTGGGACTCTTGGCTTCTTCTCCTGTCGTAGCGATGATGTCAAACCCTATGAAGGCATAGAAACAAGTGGCCGCTCCCTTCATCACCTGgtacacacacatcagagagaggttaatgtgtttgtgtgtgtgtgtctcggtgaatgctgttgtgtgtgtgtgcctgcgtatTCGTGTTTGACTTGGTTTAGCTGAGCGTATCTCTTACCCCGGACCATCCGTAGGGCAGGAAGTTTCCCGCCTCCCAGTTGTCAGCGGAGAGAAAGAAGAGTCCAGAGATGATCAGGAAACACCACACCACCAGGTTGACCATATTCAGAACGTTATTCAACCCTACCGAGTTACGAACCCCTAATGACACAATTACCGTGACAACCAGCGATATGGCCATGGCC
This window of the Oncorhynchus keta strain PuntledgeMale-10-30-2019 chromosome 4, Oket_V2, whole genome shotgun sequence genome carries:
- the LOC118373799 gene encoding probable cationic amino acid transporter isoform X1 — translated: MAEWLRRVSWGDAWYNLYSRLLRTKPVGRMGQGSEVSDDITEVGGLARVLTTADLVSLGVGSCVGTGMYVVAGLVAKEMAGPGVILSFFIAAVASILSGVCYAEFGVRVPKTTGSAYTYSYVTVGECTAFFIGWNLILEYLIGTAAGASALSSMFDSLANHSISSYMITHLGTLRGLGKGEESYPDVLAMAISLVVTVIVSLGVRNSVGLNNVLNMVNLVVWCFLIISGLFFLSADNWEAGNFLPYGWSGVMKGAATCFYAFIGFDIIATTGEEAKSPNTSIPYAITASLITCLTAYVSVSVVLTLMVPYDLIDGSAPLMEMFAVHGFLPGKYIVAVGSIAGLTVSLMGSLFPMPRVIYAMARDGLLFRFLANVSPYTHTPAVACLVSGCLAALMSLLVSLQDLIEMMSIGTLLAYTLVSVCVLLLRYQPDTDTHNFLPGEEEEGPRQKEGVMAECDDGTLPTNDDQMLIGGADSSTFDPDNSGYQSSGVAGEPGDSGSFHTGPNSLLKRVLGSRYSTLRVRLGIPDASARPTPSSGRMVTRCTLLLFLLSFLLWATVIFGVERGTGAGSAVSGIVATLLAGKIATILVVIVRQPESGRILPYMAPCVPFVPAVAILVNSYLMLKLSPLTWARFAVWCTLGILIYGCYGIWNSSLEISTREEQAHASTYQRYDDHLDDTFSPDNDLDPQDNQEEGRYQGWSAEKGYHYQQQNQDQNQDPEGDQYQNHYQDGNQDGNQYQDGSQYQNQLGYQSGPQGSSMGSRGRTNQGYTDPQEPGGSSCD
- the LOC118373799 gene encoding probable cationic amino acid transporter isoform X2 — encoded protein: MAEWLRRVSWGDAWYNLYSRLLRTKPVGRMGQGSEVSDDITEVGGLARVLTTADLVSLGVGSCVGTGMYVVAGLVAKEMAGPGVILSFFIAAVASILSGVCYAEFGVRVPKTTGSAYTYSYVTVGECTAFFIGWNLILEYLIGTAAGASALSSMFDSLANHSISSYMITHLGTLRGLGKGEESYPDVLAMAISLVVTVIVSLGVRNSVGLNNVLNMVNLVVWCFLIISGLFFLSADNWEAGNFLPYGWSGVMKGAATCFYAFIGFDIIATTGEEAKSPNTSIPYAITASLITCLTAYVSVSVVLTLMVPYDLIDGSAPLMEMFAVHGFLPGKYIVAVGSIAGLTVSLMGSLFPMPRVIYAMARDGLLFRFLANVSPYTHTPAVACLVSGCLAALMSLLVSLQDLIEMMSIGTLLAYTLVSVCVLLLRYQPDTDTHNFLPGEEEEGPRQKEGVMAECDDGTLPTNDDQMLIGGADSSTFDPDNSGYQSSGVAGEPGDSGSFHTGPNSLLKRVLGSRYSTLRVRLGIPDASARPTPSSGRMVTRCTLLLFLLSFLLWATVIFGVERGTGAGSAVSGILIYGCYGIWNSSLEISTREEQAHASTYQRYDDHLDDTFSPDNDLDPQDNQEEGRYQGWSAEKGYHYQQQNQDQNQDPEGDQYQNHYQDGNQDGNQYQDGSQYQNQLGYQSGPQGSSMGSRGRTNQGYTDPQEPGGSSCD